Proteins encoded by one window of Mustela erminea isolate mMusErm1 chromosome 7, mMusErm1.Pri, whole genome shotgun sequence:
- the EPB41L1 gene encoding band 4.1-like protein 1 isoform X2: MTTETGPDSEVKKAQEEAPQQPEAAATATTPVTPAGHSGHPEANSNEKHPPQQDTRPAGQSLDMEEKGYGEADGLSERTTPSRAQKSPQKIAKKYKSAICRVTLLDASEYECEVEKHGRGQVLFDLVCEHLNLLEKDYFGLTFCDADSQKNWLDPSKEIKKQIRSSPWNFAFTVKFYPPDPAQLTEDITRYYLCLQLRADIITGRLPCSFVTHALLGSYAVQAELGDYDAEEHVGNYVSELRFAPNQTRELEERIMELHKTYRGMTPGEAEIHFLENAKKLSMYGVDLHHAKDSEGIDIMLGVCANGLLIYRDRLRINRFAWPKILKISYKRSNFYIKIRPGEYEQFESTIGFKLPNHRSAKRLWKVCIEHHTFFRLVSPEPPPKGFLVMGSKFRYSGRTQAQTRQASALIDRPAPFFERSSSKRYTMSRSLDGAEFSRPASVSENHDTGPDGDKQEEDGESGGRRSEAEEGEVRTPTKIKELKFLDKPEDVLLKHQASINELKRTLKEPNSKLVHRDRDWERERRLPSSPASPSPKGTPEKVNESRRTQDTSPQDLAPEPRTATGWEVFTQKSLAASPEGSEHWVFIEREYTRPEELSLLKVTTTQQEESKAGLADTLADGRLSKVDILVDKFKVEVATEEMVGVRRAKTQQQGRMIASPEDFESVWEEGPWVRKGPGGASLAAGSALAENLLEGSQLRVGTGEATIKKRWISGGQLEGQTELRKELEEFQTWGRPTASGTRSAEADVPSPASDKGGLQSFLLDPAQSEARADSSDETEPSFAERSFYLNYGEKDSEDRVLPPPLEEGEAGLVTLPVDETRLELAESSALNSSGPQGSAAASSRNKDQEGEAHKPSLEERAVSRGNRRRPGDLEGFAEQLGKGPSPGQTCAEDWEEAGRGVEREFSYSVSNVGMEEEAPNGGDLVEKAENSPPAGWKNHTPHSAGAMCPDLPACALPRTTPPNDVRKPAKPGRGNFLPQDRGRVHIQTGEPVTEDRKASAFLQMEVLAPLPASPGPFQAQAALEETSPSPAPHGSREPLQFGDPFGEQSPVFLKHAHPLKESPEPKDRGGPFVTSDGGERRAPPVASRKPRVVSERAEGAVPLGLVFPSGKPKEITSFQAAGQEGSLEDISKTSVANKIRIFETHGAETRRASETRALINELSSEASVGQVEQQRNKLLDLGFVQLQPPGDFAGPKATHSSVTPLAASHFREGIATTSAQEGCTDLELVSPDSGCETALEETTVGTGHNKSGDAVREEKPITSLAANPPGKGGHPRFASPSGPQRAGLREGSEEKVKPPRPRAPESDTGDEDQDQERDAVFLKDNHLAIERKCSSITVSSTSSLEAEVDFTVIGDYHGSAFEDFSRSLPELDRDKSDSETEGLVFSRDLNKGGLGQEDESGGIEDSPDRGACATPDMPQFEPVKAETMTVSSLAIRKKIEPEAVLQTRVSAMDASQQVDGTAPGGKESITTTPSITTETISTTMENSLKSGKGAAAMIPGPQTVATDIRSLSPIIGKDVLTSTYGATAETLSTSTTTHVTKTVKGGFSETRIEKRIIITGDEDVDQDQALALAIKEAKLQHPDMLVTKAVVYRETDPSPEERDRKPQES; this comes from the exons AACTGGCTGGACCCCTCCAAGGAAATCAAGAAGCAGATCCGGA GCAGCCCCTGGAATTTTGCCTTCACAGTCAAGTTCTACCCCCCTGACCCTGCCCAGCTGACAGAAGACATCACAAG ATACTACCTGTGCCTGCAGCTGCGGGCAGACATCATCACAGGCCGGCTGCCCTGCTCCTTCGTCACACATGCTCTGCTGGGCTCCTACGCTGTGCAGGCTGAGCTGGGCGACTATGACGCCGAGGAGCACGTGGGCAACTATGTCAGCGAGCTCCGCTTCGCCCCCAACCAGACCcgggagctggaggagaggaTCATGGAGCTGCACAAGACGTACAG GGGCATGACTCCAGGAGAAGCAGAAATCCACTTCTTAGAGAATGCCAAGAAGCTCTCCATGTATGGAGTAGACCTACACCATGCCAAG GACTCCGAGGGCATCGACATCATGTTAGGGGTCTGTGCCAATGGCCTGCTCATCTACCGGGACCGGCTCAGAATCAACCGCTTCGCCTGGCCCAAGATTCTCAAGATCTCCTATAAGAGAAGTAACTTTTATATCAAGATCCGGCCTGGGGAG TATGAGCAGTTTGAGAGCACAATTGGCTTTAAGCTCCCAAACCACCGGTCAGCCAAGAGACTGTGGAAGGTCTGCATAGAGCATCACACGTTCTTCCG GCTGGTGTCGCCCGAGCCCCCGCCCAAGGGCTTCCTGGTGATGGGCTCCAAGTTCCGATATAGTGGGAGGACTCAGGCACAGACCCGCCAGGCCAGCGCCCTCATTGACCGGCCCGCACCCTTCTTCGAGCGTTCCTCCAGCAAACGGTACACCATGTCCCGCAGTCTTGATGGAG CGGAGTTCTCCCGCCCAGCCTCGGTCAGTGAGAATCACGATACAGGACCTGACGGCgacaagcaggaggaggatgGCGAGTCTGGGGGCAGACGGTCAGAGGCCGAGGAGGGAGAGGTCAGGACCCCCACCAAGATCAAGGAGCTAAAG TTCCTAGACAAGCCAGAGGATGTCTTGCTCAAGCACCAGGCCAGCATCAACGAGCTCAAACGGACCCTGAAGGAGCCCAACAGCAAGCTGGTCCACCGGGACCGAGACTGGGAGCGGGAGCGCAGGCTGCCCTCCTcgcccgcctccccctcccccaagggcACCCCTGAGAAAGTCAACGAG TCCCGGAGGACCCAGGACACCTCTCCACAGGACTTGGCACCTGAGCCTAGGACGGCCACAGGCTGGGAAGTGTTCACTCAGAAAAGCCTCGCAGCGTCTCCTGAG GGTTCAGAGCATTGGGTATTTATAGAAAGAGAGTACACTAGGCCAGAAGAACTCAGTCTCCTAAAAGTGACCACCACGCAGCAGGAAGAAAGTAAGGCAGGCCTCGCAGATACCCTTGCTGATGGCAGACTCTCCAAAGTAGACATCCTGGTGGATAAGTTCAAAGTCGAAGTGGCCACAGAAGAAATGGTGGGAGTTAGAAGAGCAAAGACCCAGCAACAAGGAAGAATGATTGCAAGCCCTGAAGACTTTGAGTCAGTGTGGGAGGAAGGCCCCTGGGTCAGGAAAGGCCCAGGAGGGGCTTCTCTGGCCGCAGGCTCTGCCCTGGCAGAAAACCTCTTGGAGGGCTCCCAGTTGAGGGTGGGCACTGGGGAGGCCACCATCAAGAAGCGCTGGATCTCAGGTGGTCAGCTGGAGGGCCAGACGGAGCTgaggaaggagctggaggagTTCCAGACTTGGGGAAGACCCACTGCCTCAGGGACCAGGTCAGCAGAGGCCGATGTCCCTTCTCCAGCCTCCGACAAGGGAGGACTCCAGTCATTTCTGCTGGACCCAGCCCAGTCGGAAGCCAGAGCTGACTCAAGTGATGAAACCGAACCTTCCTTTGCAGAGAGGAGCTTCTATCTGAACTATGGAGAGAAAGATTCTGAAGACCGAGTCCTCCCTCCGCCTCTGGAGGAAGGGGAAGCGGGCCTGGTCACCCTTCCCGTTGATGAGACCAGGCTGGAGCTCGCAGAGAGCTCCGCGCTGAATTCCTCGGGCCCACAGGGCTCTGCTGCAGCTTCCAGCAGGAACAAGGACCAAGAGGGTGAAGCTCACAAGCCTTCTTTAGAGGAAAGGGCAGTGTCCCGTGGGAACCGCAGAAGACCAGGTGACCTGGAGGGCTTTGCTGAGCAGCTCGGTAAGGGACCTTCTCCGGGGCAGACATGTGCTGAGGACTGGGAAGAAGCTGGGCGGGGGGTGGAAAGAGAATTCAGCTACTCAGTATCCAACGTAGGCATGGAGGAAGAGGCCCCCAATGGTGGAGATTTGGTGGAAAAGGCTGAGAACAGTCCCCCAGCAGGATGGAAGAACCACACACCTCACAGCGCAGGGGCCATGTGCCCAGACCTCCCAGCCTGCGCCCTTCCTCGGACCACCCCTCCTAATGATGTCAGGAAGCCAGCCAAGCCAGGCAGAGGCAACTTCCTGCCCCAAGACCGGGGCCGGGTCCACATCCAAACAGGAGAACCTGTGACAGAGGACCGAAAGGCCTCAGCGTTTCTTCAGATGGAAGTGCTCGcccccctcccagcctctcctggTCCCTTTCAAGCTCAGGCAGCTCTGGAGGAAACTTCTCCAAGCCCAGCCCCTCATGGGTCCAGGGAGCCTCTGCAGTTTGGGGATCCTTTTGGAGAACAGTCCCCTGTGTTTCTTAAACATGCCCATCCTCTTAaagagagcccagagcccaaggaCCGAGGAGGACCGTTCGTGACCTCAGATGGAGGTGAGCGCCGGGCACCTCCCGTTGCCAGCAGAAAGCCCAGAGTTGTCTCCGAACGAGCCGAGGgggctgtacccctggggttggTGTTCCCTTCAGGGAAGCCAAAGGAGATAACCTCTTTCCAGGCTGCAGGCCAAGAGGGCTCCCTGGAAGATATCAGCAAGACTTCAGTGGCCAACAAAATTCGGATCTTTGAGACCCATGGAGCTGAAACTCGCCGAGCGAGTGAAACAAGGGCCCTCATAAACGAGTTGTCTTCAGAGGCCTCCGTGGGTCAGGTAGAGCAACAGCGGAACAAGCTTCTGGACCTGGGCTTTGTCCAGCTTCAGCCCCCAGGGGACTTCGCCGGCCCCAAGGCCACCCATTCCTCAGTGACGCCGCTGGCTGCCAGCCACTTCAGGGAGGGCATTGCTACCACATCTGCCCAGGAAGGATGCACGGACCTCGAGCTCGTGTCCCCCGATTCGGGCTGTGAAACTGCGCTGGAGGAAACCACCGTGGGCACTGGCCAC AACAAATCCGGAGATGCGGTCAGGGAAGAGAAGCCCATCACCAGCTTAGCAGCCAACCCCCCTGGAAAAGGGGGGCACCCGAGATTCGCCAGCCCCTCGGGCCCTCAG AGAGCAGGGCTAAGGGAGGGCTCAGAGGAGAAAGTCAAACCACCTCGTCCCAGGGCCCCAGAGAGTGACACGGGAGACGAGGACCAGGACCAGGAGAGGGATGCGGTGTTCCTGAAGGACAACCACTTGGCCATTGAGCGCAAGTGCTCGAGCATCACAGTCAGCTCCACGTCGAGCCTGGAGGCTGAGGTTGACTTCACGGTCATTGGTGACTACCATGGCAGCGCCTTCGAAGACTTCTCCCGCAGCCTGCCTGAGCTTGACCGAGACAAAAGCGACTCAGAGACCGAGGGCCTGGTGTTTTCCCGGGATCTCAACAAGGGGGGCCTCGGCCAGGAAGACGAGTCTGGGGGCATCGAGGATAGCCCGGATCGAGGGGCCTGCGCCACCCCAGATATGCCCCAGTTTGAG CCTGTGAAAGCGGAAACCATGACTGTCAGCAGCCTGGCCATCAGAAAGAAGATTGAGCCCGAGGCTGTCCTGCAGACCAGAGTCAGCGCTATGGACGCTAGCCAG CAGGTTGATGGGACTGCCCCAGGGGGAAAGGAGTCCATAACAACCACTCCCTCCATCACCACAGAGACCATATCGACCACCATG GAGAACAGTCTCAAGTCCGGGAAGGGGGCAGCTGCCATGATCCCAGGCCCACAGACGGTGGCCACGGATATCCGTTCTCTTTCTCCG ATCATCGGGAAAGATGTCCTCACCAGCACCTACGGCGCCACCGCGGAAACCctctccacctccaccaccacccatgTTACCAAA ACTGTGAAAGGGGGATTTTCTGAGACGAGAATTGAGAAGCGGATCATCATCACTGGGGATGAAGATGTTGATCAAGACCAG GCCCTGGCTTTGGCCATCAAGGAGGCCAAGCTGCAGCATCCTGACATGTTGGTAACCAAAGCTGTCGTATATAGAGAAACAGACCCGTCCccagaggagagggacaggaagcCACAG